The window GCGCGCCGGGCGACGACGCGCTCGCCGAGGACGACGCCCTCGAGGCGCGCGTGCGCGACCGCGTCGGGCTCCTGCTCGACCGCTTCGCCCAGCAGATCGACGCCGCGATCGAGGCCGGGGAGGCCCGCCCCGTCGACAGCGTCCGGATGACCCGCTTCCTCTGGGGCGCCTGGAACGGCGTCATCAGCCTCGGGTTGCAGCCCGACGGGCTCCGCCTGTCCGAGGACGAGATCACCGAGACCCTGGAGCTCGCCCGCTGGCTGCTCCGGGAGGGCATCGCGGCCCCGACTTTGCGGGACTCCTCCGGCGAGGTCGGCGACCGGGTCCCGTTGCCGTACATCGCCGCTGCCGAGGAGTGAACGAACCGCGGCGCTCGTCCGTCCTCTCCCTGACGAAGGGGAGGACATGAAGCGCCGTACCGCGATCGCCGCCGGGCTGAGCCTGGCTCTCGCCGTCCTGGCCGGCTGTGCCGGCGACGACGACACCGTGGCCGAGGAGCCCGGGGCGACGTCGTCGCCACCCGCCGCGGCCGAGGTTCTCCCCTCCCAGCTGGTCGGGACGTGGGAGGTCGAGGGCGCCGGCGTCGAGCCGGGGACGATGCTGATGTTCACCGCCTCCGAGGTCCGCGTCTTCGTGGAGTGCGGGCTGCTCGACGGGTCGTGGAAGGCCCTCGTCGGCGGGGCGTTCCTCGCCGATGCCTACAGCGCGTCCGGCGGCTGCCGGCCGACGAACAACAACTTCACCCCGGCCTGGCTGGAGGGCGCGACCGAGTTCGCCCTCGACGGCGACGACCGGGAGCTCCGCGACTCCGCGGGCGCGCTGCTCGCCTCCCTCGAGCCCGCCAGCCGGCGCCCGAACGTCCCGAGCAACGTTATTGAGAGTCATGGCGACCCGCCGGTGCTCACCGACGCCGAGCGAGCGAAGCTCGACCGGATGCCGCCCGCGTTCCCGGCCGGAATCCGTCCCGCTGAACGGTCCGAGCTGCTCGGCACCTGGGTTCGGCCGGGGGAGTCGGCCGACGGCGACAACTGGCCGTTCGTCACCTTCCAGGCCGACGGCCGGTGGACCGGCTCCGACGGGTGCAACGGGCTCGGCTCGCGCTGGGCGTTCGCCGACGGCGCTCTGCTGCTCGTCGACTTCGCGCAGACGCTGATCGGCTGCGAGAACGTCAACCTGCTCGGCGACGCCGTCCTCGCCGGGTTCGACGGCTCGACCCTCGTCCTCCTCGACGAGAACGGGACCGAGACCCACCGCGCCGTCTCGGGCCCGGCCCCGAAACGCCCTACGTCCCGGGGTTAGCGGCCGGCCTGCCTCCAGAAGGGGTGTCACCCCCACTGTTACGGAAGGGATTTGACCAGGACCGCGAAGGCGAGGTCGTCGCGGCGGGGGAGGCCGAATCGCTCGTCGCCGTAGGGAAACGGGCGGGTCTCGCCGGTCGGGGTGTAGCCGCGGCGGGCGTACCAGGCGATCAGGTCCGAACGCTGGGCGACGACCGTGAGCTCCATCCGCGTCGCGCCGAGACCGCGGGCGTGGGACTCGGCGTGGCGGAGCAGGGCGTCGCCGAGGCCAGCCCCCTGCGCGGTGGGACGGACGGCGAAGGTGCCGAAGTACGCGGTCCCGTCCCCGCGGTCGGTGACGACGCAGCAGCCGAGCGGGCCGGCGTCGTCCTCGGTGAGGAACAGCGTCGTCCCCGGATCGGCGAGTTCGGCGCGGAGCATGTCCTCGTCGATGCGGTTGCCGTCGAGCAGGTCCGCCTCGTGGGTCCAGCCGGCGCGGCTGTCCTCGCCCCGGTACGCGGAGTGGATCAGACGCTGGAGGCCCGGGACGTCCGCGGCGGTCGCGACGCGGATCGGCGGTGGGGTCGGCACGCCGACAGTCCTATCAGGGGCCGATGAGGGGTGATTTCCGCCCGATTTCGTCCCCACTTGGGCGGGAGGCGGCGAATGAGTGAGACTTCCGAGAGACACTGGAGTCATGAAGCCTCGTCGCGCCGCCGCACCCCGGTCGTTCTCCAGCCCGCTCGACCGGGCCCCGGAGGTCGCCCCCGAGCCTCAGGTCTTCGAGCTCGACGACCAGGTCTCGCACGACCAGCACGGGCTCGGTGTCGTCTCCGCCGTGGAACCCACCAGCGTCGTCGTCACCTTCCGCGAGGGGGAGCGGCGCCGCTTCCAGCTTCCGTGCGCGAAGCTCTACCGCCTCTGAACCCCGGATCGGGGCCCGATCGCCGCGTTTGTGACGCCCGACATACCGCGCAAATGGTCGTGCGGCAAAATACCCGGATGGACACTTCCTCCCCCCGCCTGCTCGTCCTGCACGCACTGCGTCTCTCCGGCTTTCTGTCGGTGGAGAAGCTCGTTCACCGCACCGGTCTCACCGAGGACCAGGTCACCGAGGTCCTGACGGCGGCGGCCGCCGCCGAGGAGGTCAAGGAGCGCACCGGTCGCATCAGCGGCTGGATGCTGATGCCCGCCGGCCGTGAGGCGCACGCCGCGCTGCTGGCCGAGGAGCTCGCCGCCTCCGGGGCCAAGGCCGAGATCGAGCGGCTCGACGAGAAGTTCGTCGCGCTCAACGAGCCGTTCAAAACCCTGTGCACGCGGTGGCAGATCATCGGCGACCCCGAGACCGGGACGCCGAACGACCACTCCGACGCCGCCTACGACCAGGCCGTCATCGCCGACCTCGCCGCCGCCCACCCCGGCGTGATCGAGCTGTGCGGCGAGCTCACCGCGGCGCTGCCCCGCTTCGGCCGCTACGCCCGGGACTTCGACGCGGCGCTCGCGCGCG of the Sporichthya polymorpha DSM 43042 genome contains:
- a CDS encoding META domain-containing protein, which translates into the protein MKRRTAIAAGLSLALAVLAGCAGDDDTVAEEPGATSSPPAAAEVLPSQLVGTWEVEGAGVEPGTMLMFTASEVRVFVECGLLDGSWKALVGGAFLADAYSASGGCRPTNNNFTPAWLEGATEFALDGDDRELRDSAGALLASLEPASRRPNVPSNVIESHGDPPVLTDAERAKLDRMPPAFPAGIRPAERSELLGTWVRPGESADGDNWPFVTFQADGRWTGSDGCNGLGSRWAFADGALLLVDFAQTLIGCENVNLLGDAVLAGFDGSTLVLLDENGTETHRAVSGPAPKRPTSRG
- a CDS encoding GNAT family N-acetyltransferase encodes the protein MPTPPPIRVATAADVPGLQRLIHSAYRGEDSRAGWTHEADLLDGNRIDEDMLRAELADPGTTLFLTEDDAGPLGCCVVTDRGDGTAYFGTFAVRPTAQGAGLGDALLRHAESHARGLGATRMELTVVAQRSDLIAWYARRGYTPTGETRPFPYGDERFGLPRRDDLAFAVLVKSLP